In one window of Chitinophagales bacterium DNA:
- a CDS encoding Crp/Fnr family transcriptional regulator yields MIRSLLETYIQKISPITDQSLLTAFTDAWEVQEAGNDNSLLRIGEVSNHIYFAATGIARIYYNKHGKEITEWIAMSPGFFLSITSFFHRTPSRLGIHVLEPSRVYGIHHDTLMKMAAKHHAIETWFRHAMSGALILSQERMDSILFETAQQRYERLLLEQPELIQRVPLSYIASFLGITQETLSRMRAAVK; encoded by the coding sequence ATGATCCGGAGCTTACTGGAAACATATATTCAAAAAATCAGTCCGATTACAGACCAAAGTCTGCTGACTGCTTTTACAGATGCCTGGGAAGTGCAAGAAGCAGGTAATGATAACAGCTTGTTGCGTATAGGTGAAGTATCTAACCATATCTATTTTGCAGCAACGGGCATAGCACGTATCTATTACAACAAGCATGGCAAGGAAATCACCGAATGGATTGCTATGTCGCCCGGATTCTTTTTATCCATCACCAGTTTTTTTCATCGAACACCCAGCAGATTGGGCATTCATGTGCTGGAACCTTCCAGAGTCTATGGTATACACCACGATACACTGATGAAAATGGCAGCCAAGCACCATGCTATAGAAACTTGGTTCAGGCATGCCATGAGTGGCGCCTTAATACTCTCACAAGAAAGAATGGACAGTATTTTGTTTGAGACAGCACAACAACGCTACGAGCGCTTGCTACTAGAACAACCCGAGTTGATTCAAAGGGTTCCACTCTCCTATATTGCTTCATTTCTGGGCATTACTCAGGAAACGCTCAGCCGTATGCGCGCAGCCGTAAAATGA
- a CDS encoding gluconate 2-dehydrogenase subunit 3 family protein, whose amino-acid sequence MDRRSSLKALLIGGVASGVLVEACQPKEKKEAITAGNFTIDRQPEEIARYNEVTSKTFFTPHEMATITVLGDIIIPKDEVSGSASDAKVPEFIEFIVKDMPSHQTPMRGGLRWLDLQCFKRFNKAFVDCSAKEQIEMVDEIAYPEKAKPEMAQGVSFFNTIRNLVATGFYTSEIGVKDVGYVGNTPNQWNGVPEDVLKQYGLAYTEKELKECISFP is encoded by the coding sequence ATGGATAGAAGAAGTTCCTTAAAAGCTTTACTGATTGGCGGTGTGGCCAGCGGTGTGTTGGTTGAAGCCTGCCAGCCAAAAGAGAAAAAAGAAGCTATTACAGCTGGCAATTTCACTATTGATCGTCAGCCTGAAGAAATTGCCCGTTACAACGAAGTAACTAGCAAGACTTTCTTTACGCCACATGAAATGGCTACCATTACTGTATTGGGCGATATCATCATACCTAAAGACGAAGTGAGTGGCAGTGCCAGTGATGCAAAAGTGCCAGAGTTTATAGAGTTTATTGTAAAAGATATGCCATCGCACCAAACACCCATGCGTGGTGGCTTGCGCTGGCTAGATCTTCAGTGCTTCAAGCGCTTCAATAAAGCTTTTGTTGACTGTTCTGCCAAAGAGCAAATTGAGATGGTGGACGAGATTGCCTATCCAGAGAAAGCCAAGCCAGAGATGGCACAGGGTGTTAGCTTTTTCAATACTATTCGCAATTTGGTGGCTACCGGTTTTTACACATCAGAAATTGGCGTGAAAGATGTGGGTTATGTGGGTAATACACCTAATCAATGGAATGGAGTACCCGAAGATGTACTCAAGCAATATGGCCTAGCCTATACGGAGAAGGAACTCAAAGAATGCATCAGCTTCCCATAA
- a CDS encoding GMC family oxidoreductase, whose translation MGDFQIKKQSKQYDAIIVGSGAGGGMAAYVLANAGLKVCLLEAGAMYDPQKNITQLKNPWESPRRGASTKFRPFGDFDACYWGWEIDGEPYTHKDNTQWDWWRARMIGGRTNHWGRISLRFGPKDFKRRSIDGLGDDWPIGYEDIKPYYDRIDKMIGVFGTNEGLENDPDGYFLPPPKPRLHELFIKKAAVGAGVPVIPSRLSILTKKINEDRGACFFCGQCNRNCSMAKADFSSSNVLIYPALKTGNVDVVANAMAREVLTDKEGLATGVSYVNKEDMMEYQVSGRVVILAASACESARLMLNSKSQRHPNGLGNSSNVVGKYLHDSTGAAMGGIIPGLFGRKRYNEDGVGGMHVYSPWWLDNKKLDFPRGYHIEYWGGMSQPAYGFGWDIQNLNGKYVVNGKQKPAGGYGASLKEDYRHFWGAGVGMAGRGEAIALESNYCEIDPNVVDKYGIPVLRFHYKWSEHEVNQAKHMKETFKEIMHNMGAVITWGDDGPDNNYGLEAPGRIIHEAGTVRMGNDPKRSALNKWSQAHDCKNLFCVDGGQFVSQADKNITWTILALSMRASEYIIDQLKKQNL comes from the coding sequence ATGGGCGATTTTCAAATCAAAAAACAAAGCAAGCAGTACGATGCCATTATTGTAGGCTCAGGCGCCGGAGGTGGTATGGCTGCATATGTATTGGCAAATGCAGGATTAAAAGTGTGTCTGCTAGAAGCAGGTGCCATGTATGATCCGCAAAAGAATATCACACAGTTAAAAAATCCATGGGAATCGCCCCGCCGCGGTGCCAGTACCAAGTTTCGTCCCTTCGGCGATTTCGATGCCTGTTACTGGGGTTGGGAAATTGATGGCGAGCCCTATACACACAAAGACAATACCCAATGGGATTGGTGGCGTGCCCGTATGATTGGTGGCAGAACCAATCACTGGGGAAGAATATCGCTGCGCTTTGGCCCCAAAGACTTCAAGCGCAGAAGTATTGATGGCCTTGGCGACGATTGGCCAATCGGGTATGAAGACATCAAGCCTTATTACGACCGCATTGATAAAATGATTGGTGTATTCGGCACCAACGAGGGTTTGGAAAATGATCCCGATGGTTATTTTCTGCCTCCGCCAAAACCAAGACTACACGAACTGTTTATCAAGAAAGCAGCAGTAGGTGCAGGTGTGCCGGTAATTCCATCACGCTTATCAATTCTTACCAAGAAGATCAATGAAGATCGTGGTGCTTGCTTTTTCTGTGGACAGTGTAACCGTAACTGCAGTATGGCAAAAGCAGATTTCTCTTCATCCAATGTACTCATCTACCCTGCCTTAAAAACAGGCAATGTTGATGTAGTAGCTAATGCGATGGCAAGAGAAGTGCTGACAGATAAGGAAGGTTTGGCAACTGGCGTGAGCTATGTGAATAAGGAAGACATGATGGAGTATCAGGTGAGTGGCCGCGTAGTGATCCTGGCTGCCAGCGCCTGTGAAAGTGCGCGACTCATGCTCAACTCTAAATCACAAAGACATCCCAACGGATTAGGCAATAGTAGCAATGTGGTTGGCAAGTACTTACATGATTCTACCGGCGCTGCCATGGGTGGCATCATCCCTGGCCTGTTTGGCCGAAAGCGCTACAATGAAGACGGCGTAGGCGGTATGCACGTGTACAGTCCCTGGTGGTTGGATAATAAGAAACTGGATTTCCCTCGTGGTTATCATATTGAGTATTGGGGTGGCATGAGCCAGCCTGCTTATGGATTTGGCTGGGATATTCAAAACCTCAATGGTAAATACGTAGTGAATGGCAAACAAAAACCTGCTGGTGGATATGGAGCTTCACTCAAAGAAGACTATCGTCATTTCTGGGGTGCAGGCGTTGGGATGGCCGGCCGAGGTGAAGCCATTGCTTTGGAATCTAATTACTGTGAGATTGATCCGAATGTGGTTGACAAATATGGCATTCCTGTTTTGCGCTTTCATTACAAATGGTCTGAGCATGAAGTCAATCAGGCCAAACACATGAAAGAAACCTTCAAAGAGATCATGCACAATATGGGGGCTGTGATAACCTGGGGCGATGATGGACCAGACAATAATTATGGACTGGAAGCACCCGGCAGAATTATTCACGAAGCAGGTACTGTTCGTATGGGTAATGATCCTAAGCGTTCTGCATTGAACAAATGGAGTCAGGCCCATGATTGCAAAAACCTGTTCTGTGTAGATGGTGGACAGTTTGTCAGTCAGGCCGATAAGAATATCACCTGGACCATCCTCGCCTTGAGTATGCGTGCCAGTGAATACATCATTGATCAACTCAAAAAGCAAAACCTCTAG
- the mutS gene encoding DNA mismatch repair protein MutS, translating into MAKSGADTPLMQQHRAIKQKYPDAVLLFRVGDFYETFGEDAIIAARVLGITLTKRNNGAAASSELAGFPHHALDTYLHKLVKAGYRVAICDQLEDPKMVKGIVKRGVTEMVTPGVATNDKLLEHNSNNFLAAVHMDEDRFGLAFLDISTGEFFVAEGNQEYADKLLQSLKPAEVIFQRSHQKTFKEVFGTRFYTYTLESWIFDLPFATESLLKHFQTHSLKGFGVEHLAHAIIAAGAILYYLKETEHPNLQHITNIQRIEQEEHLWMDKFTIRNLELLHTGNDQGWSLLKVLDNTISPMGARLLRRWIVLPLRDQQKINERLEAVAYLIKETDLRKQLQPWIKQCGDVERLVSKIPLKKINPREVLHLAKGLQHVEWIQEACKKASNPYLLRLADAINPCHFIQQKILNEIQENPPAMVNKGDVIKVGIHAELDELRSIASGGKEYLVRIQQAEAERTGISSLKIGFNNVFGYFLEVTNSHKDKVPADWIRKQTLTNAERYITPELKQYEEKITGAEEKILRIESELYDQLLLALQDYIAAIQINGHVLAVLDCLCCFADNAIRFNYKKPELHDGLALELIASRHPVIEQHLPAGENYIENDISLDPDQQQIIILTGPNMSGKSAILRQTALITLMAHMGSFVPAASAKIPLTDKIFTRVGASDNLSGGESTFMVEMNETASIINNVSTRSLILLDEIGRGTSTYDGISIAWSMVEYLHNHQFHAKILFATHYHELNELEAQLPRVKNYHITNKEIGNKIIFLRKLAPGGSTHSFGIHVARMAGMPPAVIQRANEILEQLEDKHVGDAQTSGQPHTKDLSKAVQQLSAPKMQLSIFDAHSETFDEIRTMLNGIDINRLTPVEALMKLNEIKGKLK; encoded by the coding sequence ATGGCTAAATCAGGAGCAGATACCCCATTAATGCAGCAACACCGGGCAATTAAGCAGAAATACCCGGATGCCGTGCTCCTATTTCGGGTGGGCGATTTCTATGAAACATTTGGCGAAGATGCCATTATTGCTGCCCGTGTATTGGGTATCACACTCACTAAGCGCAACAATGGCGCTGCAGCTTCTTCTGAATTGGCCGGTTTCCCGCATCATGCATTAGATACATACTTACATAAACTGGTGAAAGCCGGTTATCGCGTAGCCATCTGTGATCAGTTGGAAGACCCCAAGATGGTAAAGGGTATTGTGAAAAGAGGTGTTACTGAAATGGTGACGCCAGGTGTAGCCACCAACGATAAATTGCTAGAACACAACAGCAATAATTTTCTGGCTGCTGTGCATATGGATGAAGATCGTTTTGGCCTGGCTTTCCTGGATATCTCCACCGGTGAATTTTTTGTAGCCGAAGGCAATCAGGAATATGCAGACAAACTGCTGCAGAGTCTGAAACCTGCTGAAGTAATTTTCCAAAGAAGTCATCAAAAAACTTTCAAAGAAGTTTTTGGCACCCGTTTTTATACCTACACACTAGAGAGCTGGATTTTTGATTTGCCCTTCGCAACAGAAAGTTTACTCAAGCATTTTCAAACCCATTCACTCAAAGGATTTGGCGTTGAGCACTTAGCACATGCCATTATTGCGGCAGGCGCGATTCTTTATTACCTCAAAGAAACCGAGCACCCCAACCTACAGCATATCACCAATATCCAGCGTATTGAGCAGGAGGAACATTTGTGGATGGATAAATTCACCATCCGCAACCTGGAGTTGCTCCATACAGGTAATGACCAGGGCTGGTCATTGCTAAAAGTGCTGGACAATACCATCTCTCCCATGGGTGCACGCTTGTTGAGAAGATGGATTGTATTGCCGCTACGCGATCAACAGAAGATCAATGAAAGACTGGAAGCTGTTGCCTACCTGATCAAAGAAACAGATTTACGCAAACAACTCCAGCCCTGGATCAAGCAGTGTGGTGATGTAGAACGTTTAGTGAGTAAGATTCCGCTAAAGAAAATCAACCCGCGTGAAGTATTACACCTCGCAAAGGGTTTACAACATGTAGAATGGATTCAGGAAGCTTGTAAAAAGGCAAGCAATCCTTATCTCTTGCGTTTAGCCGACGCCATTAATCCCTGTCACTTTATTCAGCAGAAAATTCTGAACGAAATTCAAGAGAATCCACCCGCCATGGTGAATAAGGGTGATGTAATTAAAGTAGGCATTCATGCTGAACTGGATGAGCTGCGCAGCATTGCATCAGGTGGTAAGGAATACTTGGTTCGCATACAACAAGCAGAAGCAGAAAGAACAGGTATCAGTTCTTTAAAGATTGGCTTCAACAATGTATTTGGTTATTTTCTTGAGGTAACTAACTCGCATAAAGACAAAGTGCCTGCAGACTGGATCCGTAAGCAAACACTCACCAATGCTGAGCGCTACATCACTCCAGAACTAAAGCAGTACGAAGAAAAGATCACCGGTGCTGAAGAGAAAATCTTGCGCATCGAATCTGAGCTATACGATCAATTATTACTGGCACTGCAAGATTATATCGCGGCTATTCAGATAAACGGACATGTACTAGCTGTCTTAGACTGTCTTTGCTGCTTTGCTGATAACGCTATTCGTTTCAATTATAAAAAGCCGGAACTGCATGATGGATTGGCATTGGAATTAATAGCCAGTCGCCACCCGGTAATTGAACAGCATTTACCTGCCGGTGAAAATTATATTGAAAACGATATCAGTTTAGATCCAGATCAACAACAAATCATCATCCTTACCGGACCCAACATGAGTGGTAAGAGCGCAATCCTGCGTCAGACTGCTTTGATCACCCTCATGGCGCATATGGGCAGCTTTGTGCCAGCAGCCAGTGCGAAAATTCCTTTGACGGATAAAATCTTTACGCGCGTAGGTGCATCGGATAACCTGAGCGGTGGTGAATCTACTTTCATGGTAGAGATGAATGAAACAGCCAGCATCATCAACAATGTATCTACCAGAAGCTTAATCCTGTTAGATGAAATTGGCCGAGGCACATCTACTTATGATGGTATTTCCATTGCTTGGAGCATGGTGGAATATTTACACAACCATCAATTCCATGCCAAGATTCTGTTTGCTACACACTACCATGAATTAAATGAACTGGAGGCGCAGTTACCACGGGTAAAGAACTACCATATTACCAACAAAGAAATTGGCAACAAAATCATCTTCCTGCGTAAACTAGCGCCGGGCGGTAGCACGCACAGTTTCGGTATCCACGTAGCCAGAATGGCCGGTATGCCGCCTGCGGTAATTCAAAGAGCCAATGAAATTTTGGAGCAGTTGGAGGATAAGCATGTTGGCGATGCACAAACATCGGGTCAGCCACATACCAAAGACCTCAGTAAAGCAGTGCAGCAACTAAGTGCACCTAAAATGCAGCTATCCATTTTTGATGCGCATTCTGAAACCTTTGATGAAATTAGAACCATGTTGAATGGCATCGATATCAACAGGCTTACACCTGTAGAAGCCTTGATGAAACTAAATGAAATCAAAGGCAAATTGAAATAG
- a CDS encoding RNA methyltransferase — protein sequence MDELGRKSVDEFKSANKHRIVVVLDNIRSMHNVGSVFRTCDAFLIEAIMLCGYTPQPPHRDIHKTALGATETVDWLYFPSTKEAVLALQEKGYACYAIEQVENSTMLQDMVLGDTPIALVFGNEVEGVDAEVLPLMQGSIEIPQWGMKHSLNVSVATGIVLWEMVRKQMKQ from the coding sequence ATGGATGAGCTGGGCCGTAAATCGGTGGACGAGTTTAAATCGGCCAACAAACATCGAATTGTAGTGGTGCTGGATAATATCCGCAGCATGCACAATGTGGGCTCGGTCTTTCGTACCTGCGATGCTTTCCTTATTGAAGCCATTATGCTCTGTGGCTACACGCCCCAGCCACCGCATCGGGATATTCATAAAACTGCATTAGGTGCTACTGAAACGGTGGATTGGTTATATTTTCCATCCACCAAGGAAGCTGTGCTCGCGTTGCAGGAAAAAGGCTATGCTTGTTATGCTATTGAGCAGGTAGAGAATAGTACTATGTTACAGGACATGGTCTTAGGAGATACACCCATTGCACTGGTGTTTGGAAATGAAGTTGAGGGGGTAGATGCCGAAGTCTTACCCCTGATGCAAGGCAGTATTGAAATTCCGCAGTGGGGCATGAAGCATTCATTGAACGTGTCTGTAGCTACAGGTATCGTGTTGTGGGAAATGGTGCGCAAACAAATGAAACAATAG
- a CDS encoding UbiA family prenyltransferase produces MNQVKNYLSLIKFSHTIFAMPFAMIGFVLGLKAETSIFSNGNEWIIKFVLVVCCMVTARSAAMAFNRYLDRSFDALNPRTAIREIPAGIISANSALWFTIVMSALFVFGAWLINPLCFYLSPVALLVILGYSFTKRFTALCHLVLGLGLSLAPIGAYLAVTGVFALLPILFSFAVLFWVSGFDIIYSLQDEVFDKSLQLHSIPAALGKQKALAVSRVLHVLSFSALLAAAFLSNWTWLYGIGLAGFGGMLVYQHSLVKPHDLSKVNIAFMTANGIASVVFAIFVILDQII; encoded by the coding sequence ATGAATCAAGTAAAGAACTACCTCAGTCTGATCAAGTTTTCGCATACCATTTTTGCGATGCCTTTTGCCATGATTGGTTTTGTACTTGGTTTGAAAGCGGAGACCTCCATTTTTTCAAATGGAAATGAATGGATCATCAAGTTTGTGCTGGTGGTTTGCTGTATGGTTACAGCACGCAGTGCTGCTATGGCTTTCAATCGTTATCTGGATCGTTCTTTTGATGCTTTAAATCCGCGAACAGCAATCAGAGAAATTCCTGCCGGTATCATTTCAGCCAATAGTGCTTTGTGGTTCACCATTGTGATGTCTGCTTTGTTTGTTTTTGGTGCGTGGTTGATTAATCCATTGTGTTTTTATCTATCTCCTGTGGCTTTGTTGGTGATTCTGGGGTATAGTTTCACCAAGCGATTTACCGCGCTTTGTCATTTGGTACTTGGACTAGGACTCTCGCTAGCACCTATTGGCGCTTATTTGGCGGTAACAGGCGTATTTGCACTATTGCCCATCTTGTTTTCTTTCGCTGTATTGTTCTGGGTAAGTGGTTTTGATATCATTTACTCTTTACAGGATGAGGTATTTGATAAAAGCCTGCAATTACATTCTATTCCGGCTGCATTGGGTAAGCAAAAAGCACTGGCCGTTTCTCGCGTGTTGCATGTTTTGAGTTTTTCAGCTTTGTTGGCGGCAGCTTTTCTGAGTAATTGGACTTGGCTCTATGGTATAGGTCTTGCCGGCTTTGGTGGTATGCTGGTGTATCAGCACTCATTGGTAAAACCACACGACCTAAGTAAGGTCAATATTGCTTTTATGACAGCCAATGGCATAGCCAGTGTGGTCTTTGCTATCTTCGTGATACTTGATCAAATTATCTGA
- the ruvX gene encoding Holliday junction resolvase RuvX: MGRILCIDYGSKRTGLAVSDPLRMIASPLDTLHTKDLFDFLQKYIPSEGVDLILIGYPTNLDETATHATPLVQACINRLKKLFPAIPLETVDEHFTSKLASRAMIDMGMKKKDRQQKGNIDQIAAAIMLQEYMQYKL, from the coding sequence ATGGGCAGAATCCTTTGCATTGATTATGGCTCCAAGAGAACCGGTCTGGCAGTCTCAGATCCGCTAAGGATGATTGCTTCTCCTTTAGATACCCTCCATACCAAGGATTTATTTGATTTTCTACAAAAGTATATTCCCTCAGAAGGGGTTGACCTTATTTTGATTGGTTATCCCACCAATCTAGATGAAACAGCTACCCATGCCACACCATTGGTGCAGGCCTGTATCAATCGATTAAAGAAACTTTTTCCTGCTATTCCCTTGGAAACCGTGGATGAACATTTTACCAGCAAGCTGGCATCCAGGGCTATGATTGATATGGGGATGAAGAAGAAAGATCGCCAACAGAAAGGTAATATTGATCAGATAGCTGCGGCGATTATGTTACAAGAGTATATGCAATACAAGCTCTAA
- a CDS encoding peptide deformylase — protein sequence MILPIVAYGADVLRKIGEDITPDYPGLSKLIEDMWETMYASNGVGLAAPQINRNIRLFVVDSAQIFEHQEPEEKGKYSDEPGIKQVFINAHVVELAGEEWPYNEGCLSIPRIREDIMRPESVTLEYMDENFVQHTKTFHGITARVIQHEYDHIEGMLFIDYLKPLKRKLLHGKLMDIHKGKIKVDYKMIFNK from the coding sequence ATGATTCTTCCAATTGTTGCATACGGAGCCGATGTGTTAAGAAAGATCGGCGAGGATATTACGCCTGATTACCCCGGTTTATCGAAACTCATTGAAGATATGTGGGAAACCATGTATGCTAGTAATGGGGTAGGTCTGGCAGCTCCTCAGATAAACAGAAATATTCGCTTGTTTGTGGTAGATAGTGCCCAGATTTTCGAGCATCAGGAACCTGAGGAAAAAGGTAAGTATTCTGACGAACCTGGTATCAAGCAGGTGTTCATCAATGCACATGTGGTGGAACTGGCTGGAGAAGAATGGCCTTACAATGAAGGTTGTTTGAGTATACCACGCATTCGTGAAGACATCATGCGTCCGGAGTCTGTGACTTTGGAATACATGGATGAAAATTTTGTACAGCATACCAAAACTTTCCATGGTATCACTGCAAGAGTGATTCAACATGAGTACGACCATATTGAGGGCATGCTGTTCATTGATTACCTGAAGCCATTGAAGCGAAAACTCCTCCATGGTAAGCTGATGGATATTCATAAGGGTAAGATTAAAGTGGATTATAAAATGATCTTCAACAAGTGA
- a CDS encoding RNA polymerase sigma factor, whose amino-acid sequence MTEYELIKGCIRNDSRCQRTLFEQYAGKMMAVCLRYAQDQMEAEDMLQDGFIRVFSNMHQFKFEGSFEGWIRRVVVNAALKRLQKRKMHFQEITDRNEDAPRMDPYVYTHLGEAELMQLIQQLPDGYRTVFNLNVIEGYSHEEIAEMLGIQAGTSRSQLVKARKMLQQQILERQKIAV is encoded by the coding sequence TTGACTGAATACGAACTCATTAAAGGGTGTATCAGGAATGACAGCCGCTGCCAGCGTACTTTGTTTGAACAATACGCGGGCAAAATGATGGCTGTGTGCCTACGGTATGCCCAGGACCAAATGGAAGCTGAGGACATGTTACAGGATGGCTTTATACGCGTATTCAGCAACATGCATCAGTTTAAATTTGAAGGCTCTTTCGAAGGCTGGATCAGACGAGTTGTTGTTAATGCAGCGCTCAAAAGATTGCAAAAAAGGAAAATGCATTTTCAGGAAATAACAGATAGAAACGAAGATGCACCCAGAATGGACCCATATGTGTACACCCATCTGGGCGAAGCAGAACTAATGCAACTAATTCAACAACTTCCTGATGGCTACAGAACAGTGTTTAACCTCAATGTGATTGAAGGCTATAGTCATGAAGAAATAGCTGAGATGCTGGGAATTCAAGCAGGCACTAGCAGAAGCCAGCTGGTGAAAGCCCGTAAAATGTTGCAGCAACAAATTCTTGAACGACAAAAAATAGCTGTTTGA
- a CDS encoding carboxylate-amine ligase, translated as MANYSFKHFTLGVEEEYMVIDPQTRELKSHEQRIVQEGQKIIKDKVKAEMHQAVVEVGTDICANVDEAYKDVLTLRGTIAKIAGDIGLSIGASGTHPFSHWESQLITDHVRYNQIVNELQEAARSNLIFGLHVHVGMEDRKMAIHIANSARYFLPHVYALSTNSPFWEGRQTGYKSFRTKVFDKFPRTGIPDYFESIEAYDNYVNLLIKTNCIDNAKKIWWDLRVHPFFNTVEFRICDVPMNVMDTIAIAALFQAICAKLYKLRSKNMNFMLYQRALINENKWRASRYGIDGTLIDFGKETEVNTRLLIYELLDFVDDVVDELGSRHVIQHVHKMLEFGTGADRQLAVYKETNSLTSVVDYITGQFLAV; from the coding sequence ATGGCTAACTACAGTTTCAAACATTTCACACTTGGTGTGGAAGAAGAATACATGGTGATTGATCCGCAGACACGCGAATTGAAAAGCCATGAACAACGTATTGTACAGGAAGGACAAAAGATAATTAAGGATAAGGTTAAGGCAGAAATGCACCAGGCAGTGGTAGAAGTGGGTACTGATATCTGCGCTAATGTGGACGAAGCCTATAAGGATGTACTCACGTTAAGAGGCACCATCGCCAAGATTGCGGGAGATATCGGTCTATCCATTGGAGCTTCGGGCACCCACCCTTTCAGTCATTGGGAAAGTCAGCTTATAACAGACCACGTTCGCTATAATCAGATCGTGAATGAACTGCAGGAAGCTGCCCGTAGTAACCTGATTTTTGGTTTGCACGTACACGTTGGGATGGAAGACCGCAAGATGGCCATTCATATCGCAAACTCAGCTCGTTATTTTCTGCCACACGTTTATGCGTTGAGTACCAATTCACCTTTCTGGGAAGGCCGTCAAACTGGTTATAAATCGTTCCGAACAAAAGTCTTTGACAAATTCCCCCGAACAGGCATACCAGATTATTTCGAAAGCATTGAAGCATATGATAATTACGTAAACCTGCTGATCAAAACCAATTGTATCGACAACGCAAAAAAGATCTGGTGGGATTTGCGTGTACATCCTTTCTTCAATACAGTTGAATTTCGAATTTGCGATGTACCCATGAATGTGATGGATACCATCGCCATTGCTGCCCTTTTCCAGGCCATATGTGCCAAACTGTACAAACTACGTAGCAAGAACATGAATTTCATGTTGTATCAGCGTGCCCTGATCAATGAAAATAAATGGAGAGCCAGCCGTTATGGTATTGATGGCACATTGATAGATTTTGGCAAGGAAACTGAAGTCAATACCCGCCTCCTGATTTATGAACTGCTTGATTTTGTGGATGATGTGGTAGATGAACTGGGCTCACGCCATGTTATTCAGCACGTTCACAAAATGCTGGAATTTGGAACGGGTGCCGATAGACAATTAGCCGTTTATAAAGAAACCAATAGTCTCACCAGTGTGGTGGACTATATCACCGGGCAGTTCTTAGCTGTCTGA
- a CDS encoding esterase, giving the protein MTETQTLSPSRLLVEQFTILSEYLEREVTIDAYLPKEIPVPEQLSLLLINDGQDLPKMPFITILEDLLAAGEIEPLICIGIHCGPERKMEYGTGYSADFKGRGAKAGLYGKFIFDELLPSIRKRFHMPHFKDKSFAGFSLGGLSALDIVWNHAGEFVRAGVFSGSLWWRRKAYEDGYDDEQDRLMHLQIRKGGFAPWLRFFLQCGGLDEAEDRNKNGVIDSIDDALDLIVELKAKGYTDEHIHYVELPEGKHDVPTWAEAFPAFLKWGWGRK; this is encoded by the coding sequence ATGACCGAAACCCAAACGCTTTCGCCTTCCCGTTTGCTGGTAGAACAGTTCACCATACTGTCTGAATACTTAGAGCGGGAGGTAACCATAGATGCATATTTACCCAAAGAAATTCCGGTTCCTGAGCAGCTTAGCCTGCTATTGATTAATGATGGACAGGATTTGCCTAAAATGCCTTTTATCACTATACTGGAAGATTTGCTTGCAGCAGGTGAGATCGAACCTTTAATCTGTATTGGTATTCATTGTGGGCCAGAAAGAAAAATGGAATATGGCACTGGCTATTCAGCAGATTTCAAAGGCAGAGGTGCTAAAGCAGGGTTATATGGTAAGTTTATATTCGATGAGTTGCTCCCGTCTATCCGGAAGCGGTTTCATATGCCACATTTCAAAGACAAATCATTTGCCGGCTTTTCACTTGGAGGCTTAAGTGCATTGGATATTGTCTGGAATCATGCGGGTGAGTTTGTGCGAGCCGGTGTATTTAGTGGCTCGCTCTGGTGGAGAAGGAAGGCTTATGAAGATGGTTACGATGATGAGCAAGATAGACTCATGCATTTACAAATCAGGAAAGGTGGTTTCGCTCCATGGTTGCGCTTCTTTTTACAATGTGGTGGTTTAGATGAAGCGGAAGACAGAAACAAGAATGGTGTAATAGACTCAATTGATGATGCTTTGGATTTGATTGTAGAGCTTAAAGCAAAAGGTTATACCGACGAACATATTCATTATGTAGAATTGCCTGAGGGCAAGCATGATGTGCCTACCTGGGCTGAGGCATTTCCTGCATTTTTGAAATGGGGATGGGGTAGAAAATAA